One region of Metallosphaera sedula DSM 5348 genomic DNA includes:
- a CDS encoding HIT family protein, with protein sequence MCLFCSIISGAEHGYFVYRDNEISAILDKYPSAPGHTLVMPNRHYNDLLVTDPALLTPIVQKTVLIAKAIKEVLNASGVRILTNIGRSAGQVIFHTHIHIIPSWEVTPSVFSNFEPRRVQDQSYYESLQKVISQYIKTSIEKEIN encoded by the coding sequence ATGTGTCTATTCTGTAGTATTATCTCAGGGGCTGAACATGGATATTTTGTCTACAGGGACAATGAAATTTCAGCCATTCTGGACAAATATCCCTCGGCACCTGGTCACACTTTAGTCATGCCAAATAGGCACTATAATGACCTACTAGTTACCGATCCGGCTCTTTTAACACCTATTGTACAAAAGACCGTCCTAATAGCGAAGGCAATAAAGGAAGTATTAAACGCCTCTGGCGTCAGAATATTGACCAATATTGGAAGAAGTGCAGGCCAAGTTATATTTCACACTCATATACATATCATTCCAAGTTGGGAGGTCACCCCATCGGTATTTTCTAACTTTGAGCCAAGAAGAGTTCAAGACCAATCATACTATGAGTCATTGCAAAAAGTTATAAGTCAATATATCAAAACTAGCATTGAGAAGGAAATTAATTAA
- a CDS encoding nucleoside-triphosphatase has translation MQNSPWFKENPLRLFITGRPGVGKTTLIKGLVSELRELKIAGFYTEEVRERGERTGFLFVVIGDGSCPLASTKPIGKERVGRYFVVDSLTLLPQVKQRLEVADLVIMDEIGPMEKKIGDLWKLIQGVLSSNKPVVASVHRSMNIEGKRYELTPVNRDRVREDILNEIRRYFGTKQDTFSL, from the coding sequence ATGCAAAATAGCCCTTGGTTCAAAGAAAATCCCCTAAGGTTATTCATTACGGGTAGGCCGGGAGTGGGGAAAACTACCCTTATCAAAGGTCTGGTGAGCGAGTTGAGGGAACTAAAAATAGCTGGTTTCTACACAGAGGAGGTAAGGGAGAGGGGAGAAAGAACTGGATTCTTGTTCGTAGTAATAGGGGACGGTTCGTGTCCCCTAGCCTCAACCAAACCCATCGGAAAGGAGAGGGTGGGTAGATATTTCGTAGTAGATTCACTTACTCTTTTACCGCAGGTTAAGCAAAGGCTAGAGGTAGCTGACCTTGTAATAATGGACGAAATAGGGCCCATGGAGAAGAAAATAGGAGATCTTTGGAAACTAATACAAGGTGTCCTGTCCTCGAATAAACCTGTAGTTGCCTCAGTTCATAGGTCCATGAATATAGAGGGCAAAAGGTATGAACTAACACCAGTTAATAGGGACAGAGTGAGGGAAGATATCCTGAATGAAATACGCAGATATTTCGGAACTAAACAGGACACTTTTAGCCTGTAA
- a CDS encoding NUDIX hydrolase, with protein MRIFSGKKFEVYVEKVPLPNGRERQLEYIKHRGSVVLLPLLEDKIVMIYQYRPVIGKWIYELPAGSVEEGEDPLSTAKRELVEETGYEAESITEVMSFYPSPGITTEVMRLYLARDLRYVGAKPEDYEVIEVRPMEFSQVEKLMNEGAIQDAKTLIGIYYLKSKGILGP; from the coding sequence ATGAGAATTTTCTCGGGAAAGAAATTTGAGGTGTATGTAGAGAAGGTGCCCCTACCAAACGGACGGGAGAGACAACTGGAGTATATTAAACACAGGGGGTCGGTGGTTCTCCTCCCGCTACTTGAGGACAAGATCGTCATGATCTATCAATATAGACCAGTGATCGGGAAGTGGATTTACGAATTGCCTGCAGGCTCTGTCGAGGAGGGAGAGGATCCACTATCTACCGCGAAGAGAGAACTAGTCGAGGAGACAGGCTATGAGGCAGAATCCATTACTGAGGTGATGTCCTTTTACCCATCACCAGGTATAACCACCGAAGTGATGAGACTATACCTAGCCAGAGATTTGAGGTACGTGGGGGCCAAGCCAGAGGATTACGAGGTGATTGAGGTAAGACCTATGGAGTTTAGTCAAGTCGAGAAATTGATGAACGAGGGAGCTATACAGGACGCTAAGACGTTGATAGGGATATACTACCTCAAGAGTAAAGGAATTCTAGGCCCATGA
- a CDS encoding lysine exporter LysO family protein: MLIYVVALGLGKVLGKSFPKLGDAVVLVLIFSIALWGGSQVISGSTLSGIVFDSVILSVFVVLITFAVGLTFNKKVNVKGKISLVYTQLKYGVPLVLGLSLGFLVKPSLDYSEIIVYELYILALVIGFNIGSEIKFRAILHVTREALVTTLVVIIGAVVCALASFGLGLLPNLKLALVMFLGAGWYSYTGPIVSTYYGPVYGVIAFLTNFFREQLAFLVVPVLVKARPNPYSAIAIGGATSMDTTLGLYSSIFTGEYSVSAMMSGALLTLIIPVMLPLVLAL; encoded by the coding sequence ATGCTGATTTATGTTGTTGCGCTGGGGCTAGGGAAGGTACTTGGGAAGTCCTTCCCGAAGCTGGGCGATGCTGTAGTCCTAGTTCTGATTTTCTCAATAGCTTTGTGGGGAGGCTCACAGGTCATATCTGGAAGTACCTTGTCTGGGATTGTATTTGATTCGGTAATTCTCTCAGTCTTTGTTGTATTGATCACTTTTGCCGTGGGATTGACGTTCAATAAGAAGGTTAATGTTAAGGGCAAAATTAGCCTAGTCTACACACAATTGAAGTACGGAGTGCCCTTAGTACTGGGGCTATCTCTGGGGTTCTTGGTTAAACCTTCCCTTGACTACTCCGAGATTATAGTGTATGAGCTTTACATCCTAGCATTGGTGATCGGATTCAACATAGGAAGTGAGATAAAATTCAGGGCAATTTTACACGTGACTAGGGAGGCTCTTGTTACTACCTTAGTGGTAATTATAGGGGCAGTGGTTTGTGCCCTAGCCTCCTTTGGACTGGGCCTATTACCTAACCTAAAGTTGGCCCTGGTGATGTTTTTGGGAGCAGGTTGGTACAGCTATACGGGCCCTATCGTTTCCACTTATTACGGTCCAGTTTACGGGGTAATTGCTTTCCTAACAAATTTTTTCAGGGAACAGCTGGCCTTTCTAGTGGTTCCGGTTCTGGTCAAGGCGAGGCCTAACCCCTATTCTGCTATTGCCATAGGAGGGGCGACTTCCATGGATACAACTCTAGGCCTATATTCCTCCATCTTTACGGGAGAGTACTCTGTAAGTGCAATGATGAGCGGTGCCCTACTTACCTTGATTATTCCCGTCATGTTACCCTTGGTTCTTGCCCTTTGA
- a CDS encoding class I SAM-dependent methyltransferase, translated as METRNETVLRIFESDFYINEMVKVWEEGKKWADWIAELTNRYGLGKRVLDVPCGVGRVSSYLVSQKFEVTGVDISDRMLEIAKRNVPNARFIKGDMRKLSEILGNEKYDIVVNLFNSLGYYNEEDDMDILFSIKSVTKGMAVLNLDNRDYVIFNMPEIRYSYVPPYMVVDTSRFEPTTSRVEVIRKYLDSKGNEVGSLEYSQRYYSLHEVVKMAKRAGFRVVDVLSGYSWKPFEIGDPQMTLVLSTS; from the coding sequence ATGGAGACTCGGAACGAAACCGTTCTTAGGATCTTTGAGTCCGACTTTTACATTAACGAGATGGTAAAGGTCTGGGAGGAGGGAAAGAAGTGGGCTGATTGGATAGCAGAACTCACTAACCGTTACGGTCTAGGCAAAAGGGTTCTTGATGTTCCCTGTGGGGTAGGTAGGGTAAGTTCGTATCTGGTCTCACAGAAATTCGAGGTTACTGGGGTTGATATCTCCGACAGGATGTTAGAAATTGCCAAAAGGAATGTTCCTAACGCGAGATTTATCAAGGGTGATATGAGAAAGCTCAGCGAGATTTTAGGGAATGAGAAGTATGACATTGTCGTAAACCTGTTTAACAGTCTAGGTTATTACAACGAAGAGGACGACATGGACATTCTCTTCTCTATCAAGTCAGTAACCAAGGGGATGGCAGTACTCAATCTAGATAACAGGGACTACGTCATTTTTAACATGCCCGAGATCAGATATTCCTATGTCCCGCCTTACATGGTTGTTGACACCTCCAGGTTTGAGCCCACAACCTCCAGAGTTGAGGTGATAAGGAAGTATCTGGATAGCAAGGGTAATGAGGTAGGATCGCTGGAATACAGTCAAAGGTACTACAGCCTCCACGAAGTCGTCAAGATGGCCAAAAGGGCTGGATTTAGGGTGGTGGACGTGCTCTCAGGTTACTCATGGAAGCCCTTCGAGATAGGAGATCCGCAGATGACACTTGTGTTATCTACTTCCTAG
- a CDS encoding NAD+ synthase yields the protein MISNPTLKNYLDLDYGKVTDYLVNKLRDYIRDSGKKGGVVGVSGGIDSAVTATLLSRATQNFYFLIMPSNSTPQQDLEDALHLTEMLNGKDKRTIISIDNIVENFSNVVNTRDKLIVGNIKARTRMILLYAFAQKMDYLVIGTGDKSELLLGYFTKYGDGGVDVLPIGDLFKTQVRKLGEYLKLPSRIVSKPSSPALWEGQTAEGELGVSYEVVDPILYLLEKGKGDLEITSELGVNLNLVRRIRTMVERSRHKRLPPEIFKLP from the coding sequence ATGATATCAAATCCAACTCTCAAGAATTACCTGGATTTAGATTACGGTAAAGTAACGGATTATCTAGTTAACAAACTTAGGGACTACATTCGCGATTCCGGAAAGAAAGGAGGAGTAGTAGGAGTTAGCGGTGGAATTGACTCCGCCGTCACTGCCACATTGCTTTCAAGGGCAACTCAAAACTTCTACTTTCTAATTATGCCCTCAAATAGCACCCCACAACAGGATCTCGAGGACGCATTACACCTAACCGAGATGCTAAACGGAAAAGACAAGAGAACCATTATCTCAATTGATAACATTGTAGAAAACTTTTCCAATGTCGTGAATACCCGAGACAAACTCATCGTGGGAAACATAAAGGCCAGGACTAGAATGATCCTTCTTTACGCGTTTGCGCAGAAGATGGACTACCTAGTAATAGGAACAGGGGACAAATCTGAGCTCCTCCTGGGGTATTTCACAAAGTATGGTGATGGGGGAGTGGATGTCTTGCCCATAGGGGATCTATTTAAGACTCAAGTGAGGAAACTGGGGGAATACCTCAAGCTACCCTCTAGGATCGTCAGTAAACCTAGCTCGCCTGCCTTGTGGGAAGGTCAGACTGCAGAGGGAGAACTTGGCGTGTCCTATGAGGTTGTCGATCCCATACTTTACCTGCTAGAGAAGGGGAAGGGCGACCTGGAGATAACCTCAGAGCTAGGAGTAAACCTCAACCTCGTTAGAAGGATCCGAACAATGGTTGAGAGATCCAGACACAAGAGATTACCCCCTGAGATCTTCAAGTTGCCTTGA
- a CDS encoding uracil-DNA glycosylase, whose product MKYADISELNRTLLACNLCPRLRAFAEDVALNRRRFNQEYWGKPVPGFGDPRAKLLIVGLAPAAHGGNRTGRPFTGDETGKWVIGGLYELGLSNLREGVSRDDGLVLKGVFLTNAVSCAPPKNMVRTQEIVNCSTHLKETVELLRELKVILALGSVAFRSVSLVLGVKENFAHLKVTSKRGIYLVGSYHPSPLNTRTGRLTWEEWLRVLRYSWELAN is encoded by the coding sequence ATGAAATACGCAGATATTTCGGAACTAAACAGGACACTTTTAGCCTGTAATCTTTGCCCGAGGTTAAGGGCTTTTGCCGAGGACGTTGCCCTCAATAGAAGAAGGTTTAACCAAGAATACTGGGGAAAACCCGTTCCAGGATTTGGAGACCCCAGGGCCAAACTACTTATCGTGGGATTGGCTCCTGCTGCCCATGGAGGAAACAGAACGGGGAGACCATTCACAGGGGATGAAACGGGGAAATGGGTCATCGGAGGACTTTACGAACTTGGTCTATCCAACCTAAGGGAAGGCGTAAGCAGAGATGATGGACTGGTCCTGAAGGGGGTATTCCTCACCAATGCCGTGAGTTGTGCCCCTCCCAAGAACATGGTGAGAACTCAGGAGATAGTAAACTGCTCCACTCATCTCAAAGAGACAGTGGAACTGCTAAGGGAGCTTAAGGTAATTCTAGCCCTCGGTAGTGTGGCCTTCAGGTCTGTTTCCCTAGTCCTAGGTGTTAAGGAAAACTTCGCCCACCTCAAGGTAACGTCCAAAAGGGGAATTTACCTCGTGGGAAGTTATCACCCTAGCCCCCTAAACACCAGAACAGGAAGGCTAACCTGGGAGGAATGGTTACGCGTTCTCAGATACTCATGGGAGCTTGCAAACTAG
- a CDS encoding chlorite dismutase family protein produces the protein MQVLSIRFLPQWWSLSKGERAKILGLVKEVEEQEGKNFISIRRYASINRSSSLVYWLSSETTTPLVKFRSSLLSALRGYADEDVLLFSVFRPSPYTRGNFNPKDVLNSPPLKYFVAYPMKKDVEWYLIPFQEREEIMREHIKVAREHPGNKGIRSYTTYSFGIADYEFVVIYEIPSLPEWIQVVEALREVRARKWITKEEPLVTGELMGLEFLYS, from the coding sequence ATGCAGGTTTTATCCATAAGGTTTCTCCCCCAATGGTGGTCCCTAAGTAAAGGGGAGAGGGCGAAGATCCTCGGATTGGTCAAGGAAGTTGAGGAGCAGGAGGGCAAGAACTTCATTTCCATTAGGAGATATGCCTCCATAAACCGTTCCTCTTCCTTGGTTTACTGGTTGTCCAGTGAAACCACCACCCCTCTTGTGAAGTTCAGGTCATCCCTTCTCTCTGCCCTCAGAGGGTATGCTGACGAGGACGTGTTACTTTTCTCGGTGTTCAGGCCATCCCCTTACACTAGGGGTAACTTCAACCCCAAGGACGTGCTTAACTCTCCTCCCCTGAAGTACTTCGTCGCCTACCCCATGAAAAAGGACGTTGAATGGTACCTAATTCCCTTCCAAGAGAGGGAGGAGATCATGAGGGAGCACATAAAGGTCGCTAGGGAGCATCCAGGGAACAAGGGGATAAGATCCTACACAACTTACTCCTTTGGAATAGCGGACTACGAGTTTGTGGTGATTTACGAAATCCCGTCCCTGCCTGAGTGGATACAGGTCGTCGAGGCACTTAGGGAAGTTAGAGCTAGGAAGTGGATAACCAAGGAGGAACCCCTAGTAACTGGGGAACTCATGGGCCTAGAATTCCTTTACTCTTGA
- a CDS encoding ArsR/SmtB family transcription factor: protein MMRKLDEVMSGKGWDTRRKILEELYMRPTTAYSLAKKLELNYSTVRYHLDLLERSGLVNHQKRGSRQVYVATKNVEVLKII, encoded by the coding sequence ATGATGAGGAAATTAGACGAGGTAATGAGTGGAAAAGGTTGGGATACAAGAAGAAAAATACTAGAGGAATTATATATGAGACCAACTACTGCATACAGTTTAGCTAAAAAACTAGAATTAAATTACTCAACGGTAAGATATCACCTGGATCTCCTAGAAAGGAGCGGTTTGGTAAACCATCAGAAGAGGGGATCAAGGCAAGTCTACGTTGCAACTAAGAACGTTGAGGTACTGAAAATAATTTAA